A single genomic interval of Coccidioides posadasii str. Silveira chromosome 1, complete sequence harbors:
- the ATG20 gene encoding Sorting nexin, cytoplasm-to-vacuole targeting pathway/endosomal sorting (EggNog:ENOG410PH48~COG:U~BUSCO:3490at33183), with protein MWNDEDNNPYGAFDRHTEPVNVPFHAPEMSPTYNEPASPQSPAHVPEYTVRPHTPSDDDEEHEQATPESYAGHPASPSYLRKTGVYESRIQQILYENPELPILITHAGKNHEGGGGFIVYTIRTGDLEVRRRYSEFSSLRATLVNLHPTLIVPPIPEKHSMADYAAKPTKAKEDASIIELRKRMLAVFLNRCRRMKEIREDGVWWRFLDPNASWSEVLHSHPASSVPKNNLKAPPLDPANPKPAHNWLPVPSSSAKLKAVGAGSTSETNVPGTVPGFLNRFPPSSRNLSEHELDPYFMNFEASTRELELLLQGNIEKVNRRTLSHLSSLATDLMELGARFNGFSLSEPSQTVAAAIERVGQAADNSYIETEELSNALNATFAEPMRESAQFAGVVRSVLRYRVLKRIQEEMTRDELSKKKALLDSLERSELEAKRIEQYLNKTTPQATKPKRSLSDSSAVGNVEQGAEGGRPSMEDTASIDSDFPTTHGESPRPSASQGLPHRAADQLPPTPSHKHSMSGSFMANKIFGRISHAVHGFVDVDPERTRRDQIGKTKESLIQLEKALEVSEQDVKDASAGVLEDLKRFQKEKEDDLKRYMVAYARCHLDWARKNLETWTEAKDEVDKIIVR; from the exons ATGTGGaatgatgaagataataatcCATATGGCGCATTTGATCGCCATACAGAGCCGGTGAATGTTCCATTCCATGCGCCAGAGATGTCTCCCA CATACAATGAGCCTGCTTCCCCGCAATCCCCTGCCCATGTTCCAGAGTATACAGTTAGACCACATACACCAAGcgacgacgatgaagagCACGAACAGGCAACCCCAGAGAGCTACGCGGGGCACCCAGCATCACCAAGCTACTTGCGCAAAACAGGAGTCTATGAGAGTAGAATACAGCAAATTCTTTACGAGAACCCCGAGCTTCCCATTCTAATCACGCATGCGGGCAAAAACCATGAAGGTGGCGGTGGCTTCATTGTGTATACGATACGGACGGGA GATCTTGAAGTCAGACGGCGATATTCCGAATTTAGCTCACTCCGGGCGACCCTCGTAAACCTCCATCCTACGCTCATCGTTCCGCCGATTCCGGAGAAGCATAGTATGGCCGATTACGCCGCGAAACCGACTAAGGCGAAAGAAGATGCATCAATCATTGAATTACGAAAGCGTATGCTAGCCGTGTTCCTAAACCGTTGCAGAAGGATGAAAGAGATCCGAGAAGATGGCGTCTGGTGGCGCTTCTTGGACCCGAATGCAAGCTGG AGCGAAGTTCTTCATTCTCACCCAGCTTCCTCAGTTCCCAAGAATAACCTGAAAGCACCTCCACTCGACCCGGCGAATCCGAAACCCGCGCATAATTGGCTCCCTGTGCCATCTTCGTCGGCCAAGCTGAAGGCCGTCGGCGCTGGCTCAACATCCGAAACTAACGTACCCGGGACCGTCCCGGGGTTCCTCAATCGTTTCCCTCCTTCATCCCGGAATCTTAGCGAGCATGAATTAGATCCATACTTCATGAATTTCGAGGCATCAACGAGAGAACTAGAACTATTACTTCAGGGAAATATAGAAAAGGTCAACCGACGGACGTTAAGCCACTTATCATCACTTGCTACAGATTTGATGGAATTAGGCGCACGATTCAACGGGTTCTCTCTCTCAGAGCCATCCCAGACCGTGGCTGCAGCTATTGAACGCGTTGGGCAAGCAGCAGACAATTCATACATCGAGACAGAGGAGCTCTCTAACGCACTAAATGCGACGTTTGCAGAACCGATGCGAGAAAGCGCGCAGTTCGCCGGAGTTGTTCGCAGCGTCCTTAGGTATCGTGTGCTGAAGAGAATACAAGAAGAGATGACAAGGGACGAACTGAGCAAGAAAAAGGCACTTCTCGATTCTCTCGAGCGGAGTGAGTTAGAAGCCAAAAGAATCGAACAATACCTAAATAAAACAACTCCACAAGCGACCAAGCCAAAACGATCGCTGTCGGATTCATCTGCCGTGGGCAATGTTGAGCAAGGCGCTGAGGGTGGGAGACCAAGCATGGAAGATACGGCATCCATTGATTCTGACTTCCCAACCACGCACGGCGAGAGTCCACGTCCCTCCGCGTCACAAGGCCTTCCACATCGCGCAGCCGATCAATTGCCTCCCACTCCAAGCCATAAACACTCGATGAGTGGGTCCTTCATGGCTAATAAGATCTTCGGACGTATCAGTCATGCTGTGCATGGGTTTGTCGACGTTGATCCGGAGCGAACGCGACGAGACCAAATTGGAAAAACAAAGGAGAGTCTAATTCAG CTGGAGAAAGCGCTTGAAGTATCAGAGCAGGATGTTAAAGATGCAAGTGCTGGAGTGTTAGAGGATCTAAAGCGATTCCagaaggagaaagaagatgatttAAAACGGTACATG GTGGCCTACGCCCGATGTCACCTTGATTGGGCCCGCAAGAACCTGGAAACATGGACAGAGGCCAAAGATGAAGTTGATAAGATCATTGTTCGTTGA
- a CDS encoding uncharacterized protein (EggNog:ENOG410Q5B8~TransMembrane:1 (i136-160o)), which translates to MINIQPTHASPDPIFEAPDPRPTSSIYSRPIGYNDEHVIVTGNGRSDSNKFGSWIGPAMRRATQRISSVTSLGGLMRRFDSPSGEGRETEITEGPEQPATDTARVAKRNASHDDSDSNSSECICEKCQRDFRVFKIVFVVVSIMVIIILIIVVLMATGVFNRSATNGGLLVSTTSSSPSSTMTKDIRTEHNSRSGIVSIAETPASSSEPTSTSAPTPTPTPAPPTTPTPAPSFIPSSTFMPPSIPMYTISITKTISSTLLVTQTLPPSRTGDTETTSTISYVVIITTPLMPRQSHKIGEPDITTTMYSPVTTVFVPLSKIYLKAKSEETNQARTKYLVNKVTN; encoded by the exons ATGATAAATATACAGCCGACACACGCTTCTCCAGACCCCATTTTTGAAGCTCCAGATCCTCGACCGACCTCCTCTATATATTCTCGGCCCATAGGCTACAACGACGAGCACGTCATCGTTACCGGAAACGGCAGAAGTGATTCAAACAAATTTGGCAGCTGGATCGGCCCGGCAATGCGCAGAGCAACCCAGAGGATCTCCTCGGTAACCTCTTTAGGAGGATTAATGAGACGATTTGACTCCCCTAGTGGAGAGGGAAGAGAGACAGAAATAACTGAAGGGCCCGAGCAACCTGCAACAGACACGGCAAGAGTCGCGAAACGGAACGCCAGTCATGACGATTCCGACAGCAATAGCTCAGAATGTATATGCGAGAAATGTCAGCGAGATTTTCGGGTTTTCAAAATAGTATTCGTCGTCGTGAGCATCATGGTGATTATAATCTTAATAATCGTCGTTCTCATGGCGACAGGTGTTTTTAATCGTTCTGCAACCAACGGTGGACTATTGGTATCTACGACTTCgtcttctccatcttctacCATGACAAAGGACATTAGAACTGAACACAACTCTCGGTCAGGGATAGTCTCTATAGCAGAAACCCCCGCTTCATCGTCGGAGCCCACATCTACATCCGCGCCTACGCCTACGCCTACGCCTGCCCCCCCGACCACACCCACACCCGCGCCGTCATTTATTCCTTCGTCTACATTTATGCCCCCATCTATACCCATGTACACGATCTCCATTACGAAAACGATTTCGTCCACACTCTTGGTAACCCAGACCCTACCGCCATCCAGGACCGGTGATACGGAGACGACATCAACGATCTCTTACGTGGTGATAATTACTACACCACTTATGCCGCGGCAAAGCCACAAAATCGGGGAGCCGGATATAACGACTACAATGTACTCCCCGGTAACTACGGTCTTCGTCCCACTTTCGAAAATTTATCTCAAGGCCAAGTCAGAGGAGACAAACC AGGCCAGGACCAAGTATCTTGTTAACAAAGTTACAAATTAA
- the UBP12 gene encoding CSN-associated deubiquitinating enzyme Ubp12 (EggNog:ENOG410PI2R~COG:O~MEROPS:MER0001879~BUSCO:440at33183): MSSTGGANGKSTSCDQPMQDAQNGHPDYRSSSPTLKRPAAEMGGDEQKENGDSMDTDPPSSKSIIEIQVDNSHLKKKNDRPDRHARAASVDMIGRDNDTGPKTSSEEATSSGSDSVYPTPSSMSTYTHSTYEERSQAISSHSNHSSHAVPSLDEQVATVMQMVMQPPQEKQRGYVVSGTWLNRVLARSSKGPMRDKSDKTAAEGEIGPVDNSDLVLVTDPSTLFKDEAGEPFVPLRPGLQMGEDFEIFPQEAWDLIISWYGLSKNSPAIVRYAHNTNTPGNTENIQYELNPPVFTILKLPSPTNPAVQLSTDKSRTPVKTLASSHTPFQQWLRNAKKLASIQPTTKVRVWRILEGLGTSGTVTPAASRSASPAPGSTLIANAGDSLVLDTNKFVALSEGSQRELVELKDQTSNEKYNGSVTLHLAGLSGDNVIVLEEQIGGAGGGEWASDAAKYGSSRLAALTTTTTTTKVAPQSKFKSPAVPTSGRASPVPSVVTRGRKRKDGKTRGVTGLSNLGNTCYMNSALQCVRSVEELTQYFLANEYKKDLNPSNPLSHNGDVARTYANLLHQMFDENAPDSISPRSFKLTIGRYGPAFSGYGQQDSQEFLLFLLDGLQEDLNRIHKKPYIEKPDSTDDMVHDKAALQEFADRNWEIYKARNDSVITDLFAGMYKSTVVCPACDKVSIIFDPFSNLTLQLPIENVWSKYVYFFPAHGEPLLIDVEIDKNASIKALKEYVAKKVNSDPRRLVMAEIYTQKIYKLFSNTSAISDCSIGQSDNIAMYELETIPTSYDPDKAKRQSYSMLYTGLRGEDADIVSFDSEQADRILVPIFNRVVKTSVTKYARQRPLFGVPRFAVITREEAMDYDAILRKVLAQVNTLTTRDILTEDEDDTTMRSTSAEDSDAVVTNDDDASSNDSKIKMGSVEGEDGLVDVSMRDATDPSSQGGSTNPSNAPVARVLQPRSFIPPSLRNLFDVKFVKTQDPAGIAYSSIDDSKEFLSMIDRVRPRKAAKRGGQRMKNVPPHRSNNSPVSSEDELSRPPISVQVPRNKLTERLSNYSSSEETKEDSGSDTDSDPYPNARSIRKEKGHKQKGVGSKRGPPSNLPYIRPGEAIVLDWTESAHDALFGGDPRDKESLRGIPTWENPQRLPDPELARKRQLRQSKKRMGISLAECLDEFGREEILSENDAWYCPRCKEHRRASKKFELWTVPDILVMHLKRFSANRGFRDKLDVLVDFPLELDMSGRAQAPNDGKSMMYDLIAVDNHYGTLGGGHYTAYAKSFADGNWYEYNDSHTSRKSDPSVVVTKAAYLLFYRRRSDHPLGGSYLAQVIEAAGQKNAADSDSPEDSDGNSGEGKRLDGSSRNGSSSALAGVAAAHQAGDGGLQGGVLNRNDEDDTLPGYLDSIQAGESSLRRGDDLEGMEIDGYEREYGPGPLSYLRDQGWSFDRIHAGSYYGNNDDLDDNSSMKAVGGDDTDSETQIQPLGSSEGPAPLFSGNDYDNEHVSILGMMDVDEDDEMPVVELSVPDEESSS; the protein is encoded by the exons ATGTCCTCAACGGGCGGTGCGAACGGGAAGTCCACCAGCTGCGATCAGCCGATGCAAGACGCTCAAAACGGCCATCCTGACTACCGATCTTCTTCTCCTACATTAAAGCGCCCGGCTGCAGAGATGGGTGGGGACGAACAGAAGGAGAACGGGGATTCTATGGATACAGATCCTCCGAGCAGCAAGAGCATTATCGAAATCCAGGTAGACAACTCACAcctgaaaaagaagaatgatCGGCCAGACAGGCACGCCCGGGCAGCTTCCGTTGATATGATCGGTCGGGATAACGATACAGGCCCCAAAACCTCATCTGAAGAGGCTACCAGCTCCGGATCGGATAGCGTCTATCCAACCCCATCCAGCATGTCGACCTACACCCACTCAACCTACGAGGAGAGATCCCAGGCGATCTCAAGCCATTCCAACCACTCTTCGCACGCTGTTCCTTCCCTTGACGAACAGGTTGCAACCGTCATGCAAATGGTGATGCAGCCTCCACAAGAAAAACAGCGAGGATATGTGGTCTCTGGGACTTGGTTAAATAGGGTTCTCGCGAGGAGTAGCAAAGGTCCGATGCGGGACAAATCTGACAAAACTGCTGCAGAGGGTGAGATAGGACCAGTCGACAACTCCGATCTTGTTCTGGTCACCGATCCTAGCACGCTATTCAAGGATGAAGCCGGAGAGCCGTTCGTTCCGCTTCGCCCCGGTTTACAAATGGGAGAGGACTTCGAGATCTTCCCTCAAGAAGCATGGGATCTGATTATAAGCTGGTACGGCTTGTCAAAGAATTCCCCAGCGATTGTTCGATACGCACATAACACAAATACCCCCGGAAATACTGAGAATATCCAATACGAGCTGAATCCGCCTGTATTTACAATCCTAAAGTTGCCGAGTCCGACAAACCCTGCTGTGCAACTTTCGACAGATAAAAGTCGGACTCCTGTTAAGACGCTTGCCAGCAGCCACACTCCATTCCAGCAATGGCTAAGAAATGCTAAGAAACTTGCTTCTATCCAGCCCACAACTAAGGTTCGCGTATGGAGGATCCTTGAGGGTTTGGGGACCTCTGGTACCGTTACGCCAGCCGCTTCCCGAAGTGCTTCGCCAGCTCCGGGCTCCACCCTAATTGCCAACGCTGGGGACAGCTTAGTTCTCGACACTAACAAGTTTGTCGCCTTGAGTGAAGGCTCGCAGAGGGAACTTGTTGAACTCAAAGACCAGACTTCGAACGAAAAATATAACGGAAGTGTTACATTGCACCTTGCTGGCCTTAGTGGTGACAATGTTATTGTTCTTGAAGAGCAAATCGGTGGCGCTGGTGGTGGCGAATGGGCATCAGATGCCGCAAAGTATGGGTCAAGCCGACTCGCTGCTCTGACCACCACCACAACCACTACAAAGGTAGCACCCCAGAGCAAGTTCAAATCACCCGCCGTTCCTACTAGTGGACGTGCGTCACCCGTACCATCCGTCGTTACGCGAGGGCGAAAGCGCAAAGATGGCAAAACTCGTGGTGTTACCGGTCTGAGCAATCTCGGAAATACATGCTACATGAATTCGGCTCTGCAATGCGTCCGGAGTGTCGAGGAGCTCACCCAGTATTTCCTGGCAAACGAGTATAAAAAGGACCTCAACCCGAGTAACCCGCTGTCCCACAATGGCGATGTAGCCAGGACCTATGCCAACCTTCTCCATCAAATGTTCGATGAAAACGCACCTGATTCCATTTCTCCCCGTAGTTTTAAACTGACAATCGGACGATATGGACCTGCATTTTCCGGTTACGGCCAGCAAGACTCTCAAGAGTTTCTACTTTTCCTCCTTGATGGTCTGCAGGAAGATCTCAATAGGATTCACAAGAAACCATATATCGAGAAACCGGATTCCACGGACGATATGGTCCATGACAAGGCTGCATTGCAGGAATTTGCCGATCGGAACTGGGAAATATACAAAGCGCGAAACGATTCAGTGATTACTGATCTATTTGCCGGCATGTACAAATCCACAGTCGTTTGTCCCGCTTGTGATAAAGTGAGCATCATCTTCGATCCGTTCAGCAACCTGACCCTCCAATTACCCATCGAAAATGTATGGAGTAAATACGTATATTTCTTCCCGGCTCATGGTGAGCCGCTTTTGATTGATGTGGAGATCGATAAAAATGCTAGCATCAAGGCGTTGAAGGAGTATGTGGCGAAAAAGGTCAACAGCGACCCGCGGCGTTTGGTCATGGCGGAAATCTATACCCAAAAAATTTACAAATTGTTTTCGAATACTTCGGCTATCAGCGACTGTTCAATCGGGCAATCGGATAACATTGCCATGTACGAATTAGAAACTATACCGACAAGTTACGATCCAGACAAGGCAAAGAGGCAAAGCTATAGCATGCTTTACACGGGTTTACGCGGTGAGGATGCGGACATTGTCTCCTTTGACTCTGAACAGGCGGATCGTATCCTTGTTCCTATTTTTAACCGTGTTGTAAAAACCTCTGTCACGAAATATGCCCGTCAGCGGCCGCTCTTTGGCGTGCCTAGGTTTGCGGTTATCACCCGCGAGGAGGCAATGGATTACGATGCAATACTGCGGAAAGTCTTAGCTCAAGTTAATACTTTAACGACGCGGGATATCCTGAccgaggatgaagatgatacAACTATGCGCTCCACCTCTGCAGAAGATTCCGATGCCGTGGTCACGAACGACGATGACGCGAGCTCCAATGACTCGAAGATTAAAATGGGCTCTGTGGAAGGTGAAGACGGATTGGTTGATGTCTCCATGCGTGATGCTACCGACCCTTCTTCGCAGGGAGGTAGTACGAACCCTTCGAACGCACCCGTCGCCAGAGTTCTTCAGCCTAGAAGCTTCATTCCTCCCTCGCTTCGAAACCTATTCGACGTCAAGTTCGTGAAGACCCAGGATCCTGCGGGGATAGCATATTCTTCTATAGACGATTCCAAGGAATTTCTCTCTATGATAGATAGGGTGCGACCGAGAAAGGCGGCTAAACGTGGAGGTCAGCGAATGAAAAATGTTCCGCCTCACCGTTCAAACAACAGCCCTGTCAGCAGCGAAGACGAACTTTCTAGACCGCCTATTTCCGTTCAAGTTCCGCGTAATAAGCTTACTGAAAGGTTGTCGAACTACTCGAGCTCTGAGGAGACAAAGGAGGACAGCGGGTCAGACACTGATTCAGATCCATATCCTAACGCCCGCTCAATACGGAAAGAGAAGGGCCATAAACAAAAAGGAGTGGGTTCAAAGCGCGGCCCTCCATCCAATCTCCCTTATATCCGTCCTGGCGAGGCTATTGTGCTCGACTGGACCGAATCTGCTCATGACGCCCTTTTCGGAGGAGATCCCCGAGATAAGGAATCGCTGCGTGGCATACCGACATGGGAGAATCCCCAAAGGCTCCCAGATCCCGAACTAGCAAGGAAACGTCAACTACGTCAGAGTAAGAAGCGCATGGGCATCTCGTTAGCCGAATGCCTAGACGAATTTGGCAGAGAAGAGATTCTCTCCGAAAATGACGCTTGGTACTGTCCTCGATGCAAAGAGCATCGCCGTGCCAGCAAGAAATTCGAGCTTTGGACGGTGCCAGACATTTTGGTTATGCATCTTAAACGATTCAGTGCCAACCGGGGATTCAGAGATAAATTAGACGTGCTAGTCGATTTCCCCCTTGAACTAGATATGTCCGGAAGAGCCCAAGCGCCGAATGACGGCAAGAGCATGATGTACGACTTGATTGCCGTCGATAACCACTATGGTACCCTGGGTGGTGGCCATTACACGGCTTACGCCAAGAGCTTTGCTGATGGTAATTGGTATGAATATAATG ATTCCCATACGTCGAGAAAGTCAGATCCCAGCGTTGTTGTGACAAAGGCAGCGTACCTGTTATTCTACCGTCGGCGCTCGGATCACCCTTTAGGCGGGTCGTATCTGGCGCAGGTAATAGAGGCAGCAGGTCAAAAAAACGCAGCAGACTCTGATTCTCCCGAAGACTCTGACGGGAATTCGGGGGAAGGCAAGCGCCTCGACGGCTCCTCCCGCAATGGGTCGTCGAGCGCCTTAGCCGGAGTCGCAGCAGCTCACCAAGCGGGAGATGGTGGTTTGCAGGGCGGAGTCCTCAACAGGAATGATGAAGACGATACGCTGCCTGGGTACCTAGATTCCATTCAAGCTGGAGAAAGTTCTTTGAGACGTGGAGATGACTTGGAAGGCATGGAGATTGATGGGTATGAACGCGAATACGGCCCGGGGCCGTTGTCCTATCTAAGAGATCAAGGTTGGTCATTCGATCGTATTCACGCAGGCTCGTACTATGGTAATAATGATGATTTGGATGATAATTCGAGCATGAAAGCCGTCGGAGGTGATGATACCGATTCCGAAACACAAATACAGCCGCTGGGCAGCTCGGAAGGGCCGGCTCCGCTGTTCTCCGGCAATGATTATGATAACGAGCATGTGAGCATTCTGGGCATGATGGATGTTGACGAGGACGACGAGATGCCCGTGGTAGAACTTTCAGTTCCAGACGAAGAGTCCAGCAGTTGA
- a CDS encoding uncharacterized protein (SECRETED:SignalP(1-18)~EggNog:ENOG410PTT9): MKFASIVSFLFLAAGAIAQEPGELDDHTSLEYDDIFDDSAVLETRSLINSACTGKDGAEGVCISVSDCNKGGGEFINNACPGTPQNIKCCTKTKCGDGGNCRFTDKCSSGNILSGQCPGPASFKCCLPKELSGRGRTFPKPRIPSVGACKRTSVNGAKKIVAAQRGKIREIGCYRRCRCPSNSEHCCGLAVDLMCTSRAGKRDRDDFGRAIAEWVMKNRRSLKLKYVIWGQRIWNPSRDRVAPWNKWRKMEDRGSITQNHWDHVHVSFN, translated from the exons ATGAAGTTTGCTTCTATtgtttctttccttttccttgccGCCGGGGCCATCGCCCAGGAGCCTGGCGAACTCGACGATCATACCAGCCTCGAGTATGATGATATCTTTGACGACAGCGCAGTTTTGGAAACCCGCAGCCTAATCAACAGTGCTTGCACTGGCAAAGACGGTGCTGAGGGTGTTTGCATCAGCGTTTCTGACTGCAACAAAGGTGGTGGTGAATTCATCAACAATGCTTGTCCTGGCACTCCACAAAACATCAAATGCTGCACCAAGACAAAGTGTGGCGATGGTGGTAACTGCCGCTTCACCGACAAGTGCAGCTCCGGCAATATCTTGTCCGGTCAATGCCCTGGACCTGCTAGCTTCAAGTGCTGCTTGCCCAAGGAGCTGTCCGGCCGCGGAAGAACTTTCCCTAAGCCAAGGATCCCGTCCGTCGGCGCTTGCAAGAGGACTTCTGTCAATGGAGCGAAGAAGATCGTGGCCGCCCAGCGTGGCAAGATCAGGGAAATTGGTTGTTATCGCAGATGCAGATGTCCAAGTAACAGCGAGCACTGCTGTGGTTTGGCTGTAGATTTGATGTGCACTTCTCGCGCTGGC AAACGAGACAGGGATGACTTTGGCCGTGCCATTGCCGAATGGGTTATGAAGAATAGACGATCCCTGAAACTGAAGTATGTCATCTGGGGACAGCGCATCTGGAATCCTTCCCGCGATAGGGTTGCCCCGTGGAACAAGTGGCGAAAGATGGAGGACCGCGGCTCTATCACCCAGAACCACTG GGACCATGTGCATGTCAGCTTCAATTAA